The region CGACATACGTTCATCAACGACGGTTCGAGAATGAATAAATTTTATGTGGATTACGAGGAAACATATACGCGCGGAATTCTCCGTCCGTCTCCCTTGACGGGACCCCAACCATTATACGACCGACACGAGCACTGTTCGCTATGACTGCAGCGATGCGTCTGTCCGCCGTCGCGTGGGCGGCGAAGACTCGGCGCGAAATCCGAGACGTCGGGGCCGCCGACGGGTCGGTTCTCGTCGTTCCCGTCGGCAGTATCGAACAGCACGGCCACCACCTCCCGGTTTCGACCGACACCCTGCTGGCCGACGCGGTGGCCCATCGCGGTGCCGAACGCGCCGCGGATGACGTTCCCATCCTCGTCACACCGCCGGTCTGGTCGGGGTTTTCGCCACATCACCTCTCGCTCGGCGGGACCATCTCGCTCGAACTCGACGACCTCCTCGATGCACTGGCGGACGTGGCCGACACCGCGCTCGAAAACGGGTTCGACGGCCTCTGCTTCGTCAACGGTCACGGCGGCAACGCGGCCGCCATCAACAACGCCGTCAGCATCGTCGGAAAA is a window of Haladaptatus paucihalophilus DX253 DNA encoding:
- a CDS encoding creatininase family protein, producing MTAAMRLSAVAWAAKTRREIRDVGAADGSVLVVPVGSIEQHGHHLPVSTDTLLADAVAHRGAERAADDVPILVTPPVWSGFSPHHLSLGGTISLELDDLLDALADVADTALENGFDGLCFVNGHGGNAAAINNAVSIVGKSHPDVEVAGLTYFQLAEPFVDEIRESETGGMSHGGEFETSLMLHLHPELVRMEDADAEYLDEPYDRGTKDLLVGGPLATYRPFEEYSDTGAIGDPKLANAEKGEKLLDRLTDELADVFRNVSEQAR